CAAGCTTCCTTTGGGTAATATAATGACAGAGAAAGTTTATGAGCTAGCTGATATTATTGACGAAGTTGCTTTGGATGATATTCGTATCACTGTGAACCAAGGTTTCTTGTTAAGAAATGTAGCTCAGGAGTCTTTGCCTTACGTTTTCAATAAACTTGAAGAAATAGGTTTGGCAGAATATGGATTTGACTCTATCATCGATATTACTGCTTGCCCGGGAACTGATACGTGTAATTTGGGAGTTACAAATAGTACTGATGTATCTGTAGAGATTGAGAATTTCATCAAAGAAAATTATCATGATTTAATTCATGACTCTGATATTAAAATAAAAATCAGTGGTTGCATGAATTCATGCGGTCAGCATATGATTGCCAATGTAGGTTTCCACGGAAGCTCGATAAGAAAAGCAGGAAAAGTAATACCGGCATTGCAAGTAGTAATGGGTGGTGGAGTAGATCCTGAAGGAAAAGGCTTCATTGCGGAGAAGGTTATAAAGCTTCCAAGCAAGCGTATTTTAAAGGCTATGGATTTATTATTGTCTGATTATCAGGATAATGCTAATGAAGAGCAATACTATAATGATTATTATCAGAAACAAGGCAAAATGTATTTCTACAATTTGCTTAAGCCTTTGGCTGATGTAAGTGAGATTGAGGCTTCTGATTATATAGATTGGGGTAGAAATGAAGAATTTATCCCTGAGGTAGGTGTTGGAGAGTGTGCTGGTGTAAGCTTTGATATGATTAGCACAATACTTGGTGATGCTGATGAGCGAATCTATTTGTCAGAAAAAGGTTTGGCTGAAGAGGCATATGCAGATGCGATTTATAATAGCTACAGTTCTATGATTATCGGAGCGAAAGCTTTGCTTTTGAGTCAAGATATCGCTTGCAATACAAACCACAAGATTATCACAACTTTTGATGAAGAGTATGTTTCTAAAGGTTTGATTGCGATAGGAACTGATTTTGAGTCTAAAGTATTGAAAATTAATAAGAACGAGCCATCGAGAGACTTTGCGATTTCATTTTTGGAAGAAGCGAAGGAGTTCAACGCAAAAGTTAAAGAAATTAGAGCTAGCCAGATAGAAGATGATGGAAGTCAAGCTGACAAATTGGTAGTTCATACATTCTATAAAGCATAATATGCAAAAGGGAAAATTGACATTGGTGGGTGCTGGTCCGGGAGATCCGGACCTCATCACTCTCAAAGCTATAAAGGCTTTGGAAAGGGCGGATGTGATTTTATATGACGCATTGGTGAATCCTGATCTATTGCATTATGCAAAAGATGGCGCTAAGCATGTTTTTGTTGGAAAGAGATGCGGAAAGCATAGTGTGCCTCAAGAGGAAATCAATGAGTTGATTGTAAAGTATGCTTTGGAAGGGAATGATGTGGTGAGGCTGAAATGCGGTGATCCATTTATCTTTGCTCGAGGCAAAGAAGAAATAGAATATGCTGAAAACTTTGGCATCAAGTCTGAGATTGTTGTCGGAATTTCATCAATAAACCTTTTAGGCCATTATAATATCCCAATTACACGAAGAGGTATTAATGAAAGTTTTTGGGTGATTACAGCTGTTACCAAAGAAAAGAAATTGTCCAAAGACTTGGATTTAGCGGCACAGTCTAATGCTACTTGTATCATATTAATGGGCTTGAGAAGAATAGAGGAAATATTAGCTAAATTTAATGAGGCAGGCAAAGCTAATGTATCTGCGGCAGTAATTTCCAAAGGCTCGCATGACGATGGAAAGTTATTATTGGGCAATGTAGGGAATCTTGCGGAAAAAGTAGAAAGCTCGGATGTAAAAGCTCCGGCGATTATTGTTGTTGGCGATGTCGTTTCTACCCATCCTGATTTCGCTAAACTGATGAAAGAAGAAGGCTACTTATAATTTGTTATGGAAGGCAATCCACTATTTCCGGTTTTTTTAAAAATCGATCAATTGAGTGTTTTAGTTGTTGGCGGCGGAGAGATCGCATTAGAAAAATTGGAGGCTTTAATAAAAAACGATCCCAAAGCTAATGTTACACTCATCTCCCCTGTTATTGACTCGGAGGTGAAAGAGTTTACTGCTAGTTACTCTTCCGTAAAAATTCTTGAAAAGGAATTTGATCAGATTGACTACTCATTGTTTAACATAATGATAGGTGCTACAGGTGATAGAAATATTAATATTCAATTGAGAGATAAGGCTAAGCAATATAATTTATTAGTAAATATTGCGGATATGCCAGATTTATGCGATTTTTATTTGGGCTCTACAGTTAAAAAGGGCGATTTGAAAATCGGAATTTCAACCAATGGCAAATCTCCTATTTTAGCTCGACGTATGAGAGAAGTTCTTGAGGATATTTTACCCGATAATACTCAGTCAATTATTGACAACTTAAAAAGTATCAGAGATTCATTAACAGGCTCTTTTAAAGAAAAGCTAAAAACGCTTGATAAAATTACAGAAAACCTTATCAAATAATTCCCTTATTAACCCCTACTTTCGACATTTTTTAATCTTCCCACTTGCTATATTATCAATTATTAATAATTTATTTTTTAGGAATAATTCAAATATTATATTTTAAAAGTTAAATTGAATTTTGACTAGCTATATTTCTTGATATATTTTTTCTTATATTATGTGATATACTTGATAGTATTTATTTTTGATAATAAAGTATCTTTTTCTTTTGCTGTTTGAATTTTATAAATTGTAAAAATTGGAGACAGTATTCTTTAACTTAGCACTATTTTTAAGAATTAAATCTTGAGAATTAGATTAATCTAATGGCTTTGCTGCTGTCTCATCAAAACATAAACAATGATATTTTTTGCATGTTGAAAAGATATGAGAGCGGTTGATATAATAGAAAAAAAGCGGGATGGCCATAAGTTGAATGAGGCGGAAATTAATTTCATATTTCAAGGTTATCTGGATGGTGAAATACCTGAATATCAGATTTCATCATTTTTAATGGCTGTCTATTTTAGGGGGTTGGATGAAAGAGAGTTGAATGCCTTTACCAAGACAATGATGAATTCTGGCGATTTAGTAGAGTTTGATGGGATTCATAAATTCTTGGTTGATAAACATAGTACAGGGGGCGTTGGAGACAAAACTACAATAGCTTTAGCTCCGCTGTTGGCAGCTTTTGACATTGGCACTGCTAAACTTTCAGGTAAAGGTTTAGGTCATACAGGTGGAACAATTGATAAATTAGAGTCTATACCGGGTTTTATATTTCCTGTAAGTAGGGATGAGCTTATTGCCCAAGTTAATGAGACGGGTATAGGGATCATGGGCTATTCAGAAAATATAGTGCCATTGGATAAAAAACTATATAGTCTGAGAGATGTTACGGCTACAGTATCCAGTATACCTTTGATTGCTAGCAGTATCATGAGTAAAAAATTAGCTGTTTACGCTGATGCGATTATTCTTGATGTCAAAGTTGGTGCCGGAGCATTTATGAAAACCAAAAAGGAAGCAAAAGAACTCGCTCATACTATGATTAATATAGGTAAGAGTTTTGATAGAAAAATTATAGTCCACCTTTCGGATATGAGCGAGCCTTTGGGAATGGCAATTGGCAATAGTTTAGAGGTTATTGAAGCAATTGAAACACTTAAAGGGAATGGCCCTGTTAAGTTTTCGAATTTGATTAAAGAAATATGTGGAACGGCTCTTTATCTGAGAGGTGATGTTAAGTCCATACAAGAAGGTGCAGAGAAAACATCTAGCATGATGAAAAGCGGAGCTCCATTGACAAAGCTTAAGGCATTTATTAAAGCTTGTGGCGGAAATGAAAATGTTGTAGACGATTATTCATTATTGCCAAAGGCAGATTATAGTTTTAAAGTAAAGTCTTCAGAAAAAGGTTATGTGAAGTCAATTGACGCTGAAATGGTTGGAAAATCAGCGATGATATTGGGAGCAGGAAGAGCGACTAAGGAAGACTCTATTGATTATTCAGTTGGAGTTGTGTTGGCAAAAAAAGTAGGCGATATAGTCGAAACAGGAGAAACTATAGCGACATTTTATTACAATGACTCTGCTAAACTTGATGATGCAGTTAAAATGTTGAAGTCATCATTTGAATTTGATGATGAGAAAATAGAAACAAAAGAAATTATCTTAGAAACCATAAAATAGTTTTGAAATGGAGATCAATAAATATATCGATCATACAATATTGGCAGCATATGCTACTAAAGAAGAAATTGTGAAGCTTTGCCAAGAAGCCAAACAATATGATTTTTTTTCGGTATGTGTTAATTCTTGCTATGTGCCTTTGGCAGCACAAGAACTTAAGGGTACTTCTGTTGCTGTTTGTTCTGTAGTAGGTTTTCCGCTTGGACAAATGAGCAAGGAAGCTAAAGTTTTTGAGACAAAGGAAGCATTGGTTCAAGGTGCAACCGAGATAGATATGGTTATCAATGTTGGCTTTTTGAAATCTGGTCTAGTGGACGAAGTAAGAGACGAGATTAAAGCTATCAAAGATGCGATGGGCGAAAAAGTGTTGAAAGTAATTATTGAGACTTGTTATTTAACAAATGAAGAGAAAGTTCTTGCTTCGCAATTATCTGTTGAGGCAGGCGCTGATTTTGTGAAAACATCTACAGGGTTTGGCACTGGTGGAGCGACTCTAGAAGATATTGAAATCATGAAAAAGGCTGTCAATGGAAAAGCTAAGTTAAAAGCTTCCGGAGGAGTAAGAGATTTGAAAACCGCAAAAGAATACATCGAAGCAGGAGTTGATAGAATTGGTACAAGCAATGGAATCAATATAGTTCAAGGTATTGAGGCTGAGGGTGATAGTTATTAGTACGATGAAAATAGACAGAATAACACTGATAGTGCTCGATAGTGTT
The sequence above is a segment of the Aureibacter tunicatorum genome. Coding sequences within it:
- a CDS encoding nitrite reductase, which encodes MDSQNKELSPVVKHDIEELKFKINTFKEDKIPEEKFKHFRLTRGVYGQRQAGVQMLRIKIPYGRVNTTQLRKMAELSRKYTNGNLHLTTRQNIQFHYVKLDDSPEIWEELESVDITLREACGNTVRTVTGSPYAGIHPEELFDVSPYADAVTQYFLRNAVNQDMGRKIKMAFSSHDDDSAFTYIHDFGFIPRVKEVDGVEQRGFKVVVAGGLGAQAMVAHEASEFLPEDQVIPFIEAGLRIFDRYGERQKRAKARMKFLMDPKKGLGLEKFLQLVEEERVSLPNKSLKIDVSGEKYNYSIESKKTPIVEPVNADKYANWVKTNTFNQRQDGLSAVMIKLPLGNIMTEKVYELADIIDEVALDDIRITVNQGFLLRNVAQESLPYVFNKLEEIGLAEYGFDSIIDITACPGTDTCNLGVTNSTDVSVEIENFIKENYHDLIHDSDIKIKISGCMNSCGQHMIANVGFHGSSIRKAGKVIPALQVVMGGGVDPEGKGFIAEKVIKLPSKRILKAMDLLLSDYQDNANEEQYYNDYYQKQGKMYFYNLLKPLADVSEIEASDYIDWGRNEEFIPEVGVGECAGVSFDMISTILGDADERIYLSEKGLAEEAYADAIYNSYSSMIIGAKALLLSQDIACNTNHKIITTFDEEYVSKGLIAIGTDFESKVLKINKNEPSRDFAISFLEEAKEFNAKVKEIRASQIEDDGSQADKLVVHTFYKA
- the cobA gene encoding uroporphyrinogen-III C-methyltransferase, translating into MQKGKLTLVGAGPGDPDLITLKAIKALERADVILYDALVNPDLLHYAKDGAKHVFVGKRCGKHSVPQEEINELIVKYALEGNDVVRLKCGDPFIFARGKEEIEYAENFGIKSEIVVGISSINLLGHYNIPITRRGINESFWVITAVTKEKKLSKDLDLAAQSNATCIILMGLRRIEEILAKFNEAGKANVSAAVISKGSHDDGKLLLGNVGNLAEKVESSDVKAPAIIVVGDVVSTHPDFAKLMKEEGYL
- a CDS encoding bifunctional precorrin-2 dehydrogenase/sirohydrochlorin ferrochelatase — encoded protein: MEGNPLFPVFLKIDQLSVLVVGGGEIALEKLEALIKNDPKANVTLISPVIDSEVKEFTASYSSVKILEKEFDQIDYSLFNIMIGATGDRNINIQLRDKAKQYNLLVNIADMPDLCDFYLGSTVKKGDLKIGISTNGKSPILARRMREVLEDILPDNTQSIIDNLKSIRDSLTGSFKEKLKTLDKITENLIK
- a CDS encoding thymidine phosphorylase; the encoded protein is MRAVDIIEKKRDGHKLNEAEINFIFQGYLDGEIPEYQISSFLMAVYFRGLDERELNAFTKTMMNSGDLVEFDGIHKFLVDKHSTGGVGDKTTIALAPLLAAFDIGTAKLSGKGLGHTGGTIDKLESIPGFIFPVSRDELIAQVNETGIGIMGYSENIVPLDKKLYSLRDVTATVSSIPLIASSIMSKKLAVYADAIILDVKVGAGAFMKTKKEAKELAHTMINIGKSFDRKIIVHLSDMSEPLGMAIGNSLEVIEAIETLKGNGPVKFSNLIKEICGTALYLRGDVKSIQEGAEKTSSMMKSGAPLTKLKAFIKACGGNENVVDDYSLLPKADYSFKVKSSEKGYVKSIDAEMVGKSAMILGAGRATKEDSIDYSVGVVLAKKVGDIVETGETIATFYYNDSAKLDDAVKMLKSSFEFDDEKIETKEIILETIK
- the deoC gene encoding deoxyribose-phosphate aldolase, which gives rise to MEINKYIDHTILAAYATKEEIVKLCQEAKQYDFFSVCVNSCYVPLAAQELKGTSVAVCSVVGFPLGQMSKEAKVFETKEALVQGATEIDMVINVGFLKSGLVDEVRDEIKAIKDAMGEKVLKVIIETCYLTNEEKVLASQLSVEAGADFVKTSTGFGTGGATLEDIEIMKKAVNGKAKLKASGGVRDLKTAKEYIEAGVDRIGTSNGINIVQGIEAEGDSY